In a genomic window of Sus scrofa isolate TJ Tabasco breed Duroc chromosome 4, Sscrofa11.1, whole genome shotgun sequence:
- the RECQL4 gene encoding ATP-dependent DNA helicase Q4 isoform X7, translated as MERLRDIRERLQAWERAFRRQRGRRPGQEDVEAAPEETRALYREYRALKETLGQAGDVRPNSLGRSLSAAAEETLEPSCWGPHLNRAATQTPHSTSRLIPQGSVQDYGKRLKANLKDSLQTGPALGRVPRLERTPFSKKSSPGSPGTAAALISPEEVGKVPSQLPRTQLSPSIGPKVPLLSPEAPAPQAAGVSAGSPQPGNSQGKKRRLSWELQGSPAQPQQDGNQGGPPPEGAAAAGHTEDCLEEPVRAQPLSNPTTSRPAIQDRGNYVRLNMKQKRYVRGLAPRSRLLRRQVWKQKWQKKGESFGGGQPRATAKDSCFRCGQLGHWASQCPQPEPAPQKEGGKDEDDTGTLPMLEEVPQRTGTTCCQLPGEEDTEPAGPELSVPMQSSMPRAPCPPPPPVPPLYPLGPSGQVADTPAEVFQALEQLGHQAFNPGQEHVVMRILSGMSTLLVLPTGGGKSLCYQLPALLYSRRSPCLTLVISPLMSLMDDQVSGLPPGLKAACIHSGMSKKQRNSALQKARSAQVQVLMLSPEALAGAGAAGLAFLTQLPPVAFACIDEAHCLSQWSHNFRPCYLRVCKVLRERVGVSCFLGLTATATRSTALDVAQHLGVAEESVLRGQGTIPANLHLSVSMDRDPDQALVTLLQSDRFCALDSIIIYCNRREDTERVAALLRTCLRWAPEAVAEAYHAGMCSRERRRVQRAFMEGRLRVVVATVAFGMGLDRPDVRAVLHLGLPPSFESYVQAVGRAGRDGQPAHCHLFLRPQAEDLWELRRHVHADAIDFLAVKKLVQHVFPACGHAQQPLVPEPGESQESSAATVPWDADHPHVELTARCPGHERALPVQPMVQALDVPEEAIETLLCYLELHPQRWLKLLEPTYARCHLRCPGGPTQLQALARRCPPLAACLAQQSPENTASVEFDVVELADSMGWELAPVRRALRQLQWDPEPRTGLPRGTGVLVDFKVLAFHLRSPGDLTAQEKDQICDFLHGRVQAREREALARLHHTYWAFHSVAFPSCGPCLEQPDEERSGRLKALLRRYFEEEEAGPEGMDQQGPEPGQATLQDWEAQIRRDIRHLLSSWPEQQFSGRAVARVFHGIGSPRYPAQVYGRDRRFWRKYLHLNFHALMHLATEEILLWGR; from the exons ATGGAGCGGCTGCGGGATATACGCGAGCGTCTGCAGGCCTGGGAGCGCGCGTTTCGGCGGCAGCGCGGGCGGCGGCCGGGCCAG GAGGACGTGGAGGCGGCGCCAGAGGAGACCCGCG CGCTCTACCGGGAGTACCGCGCTCTGAAGGAGACCCTGGGCCAGGCCGGCGACGTCAGGCCTAACAGCTTGGGGCGTTCGCTTTCCGCGGCGGCCGAAGAG ACGCTGGAGCCCAGCTGCTGGGGGCCCCACCTGAATCGGGCTGCGACCCAGACTCCCCATTCTACCTCAAGGCTGATCCCTCAGGGATCTGTGCAGGACTATGGGAAGAGGCTTAAGGCCAACCTAAAGGACAGCCTGCAG ACCGGGCCAGCCCTGGGCCGAGTACCTCGGCTTGAACGAACACCCTTCTCCAAGAAGTCCTCCCCAGGGTCTCCAGGCACAGCGGCTGCCCTCATTTCTCCAGAAGAAGTCGGCAAGGTGCCCTCCCAGCTTCCCAGGACCCAGCTGAG TCCCAGCATTGGCCCCAAGGTACCTTTACTAAGCCCAGAGGCTCCAGCGCCACAAGCAGCTGGTGTCAGTGCAGGCAGTCCCCAGCCTGGTAACAGTCAAGGCAAGAAGCGGAGACTGAGTTGGGAGCTGCAGGGGAGCCCTGCACAGCCCCAGCAGGATGGTAACCAAGGAGGACCCCCACCTGAGggcgctgcagctgcagggcaCACAGAAGATTGTCTAGAGGAGCCTGTGCGGGCACAGCCCCTCAGCAACCCCACCACCTCCAG ACCCGCCATCCAGGACAGGGGGAACTATGTGCGGCTCAACATGAAGCAGAAGCGTTATGTGCGGGGCCTGGCCCCACGTAGCAGGCTCCTCCGCAGGCAG GTGTGGAAGCAGAAGTGGCAGAAGAAAGGAGAGTCTTTTGGGGGTGGTCAACCCAGGGCCACAGCCAAGGATTCCTGCTTCCGGTGTGGGCAGCTCGGTCACTGGGCATCCCAGTGCCCTCAACCAG AGCCTGCCCCTCAGAAGGAGGGTGGCAAGGATGAGGATGACACAGGGACTCTGCCCATGTTAGAGGAAGTACCCCAGAGAACGGGCACCACCTGCTGCCAACTTCCTG GTGAGGAAGACACAGAGCCTGCAGGGCCTGAGCTGTCAGTGCCCATGCAGTCATCTATGCCCAGGGCGCCCTGTCCACCACCTCCTCCCGTGCCCCCACTCTACCCGCTGGGACCGtcagggcaggtggcag ACACCCCAGCCGAGGTGTTCCAGGCCCTGGAGCAGCTGGGGCACCAAGCCTTCAACCCTGGACAGGAGCACGTGGTCATGCGGATCCTGTCTG GTATGTCAACACTGCTGGTGCTGCCCACAGGGGGTGGCAAGTCTCTGTGCTACCAGCTCCCTGCGCTGCTCTACTCCCGGAGAAGCCCTTGCCTCACGTTGGTCATCTCTCCCCTCATGTCACTCATGGATGACCAG GTGTCTGGCCTGCCCCCAGGCCTGAAGGCGGCCTGCATCCACTCAGGGATGTCGAAGAAGCAGCGGAACTCTGCCCTGCAGAAG GCTCGATCAGCCCAGGTACAAGTGCTGATGCTGTCGCCAGAGGCGCTGGCTGGGGCAGGAGCAGCGGGGCTTGCCTTCCTCACCCAGCTGCCCCCGGTTGCTTTCGCCTGCATCGATGAGGCCcactgcctctctcagtggtctCACAACTTCCGGCCCTGCTACCTGCGAGTCTGCAAG GTGTTACGGGAACGCGTGGGTGTCAGCTGCTTCCTGGGTCTCACGGCCACGGCCACGCGCAGCACTGCCCTCGACGTGGCTCAGCACCTGGGTGTGGCTGAAGAGTCTGTCCTCAGGGGGCAAGGCACCATCCCTGCCAACCTGCACCTCTCTGTGTCCATGGACAGGGACCCAGACCAG GCTCTGGTGACACTGCTGCAGAGTGACCGTTTCTGTGCCCTGGACTCTATCATCATCTACTGCAACAGGCGAGAGGACACCGAGCGTGTCGCTGCCCTGCTGCGCACCTGCTTGC GCTGGGCCCCAGAGGCCGTGGCTGAAGCCTACCATGCAGGCATGTGCAGCCGGGAGAGGCGGCGGGTGCAGCGGGCCTTCATGGAGGGCCGGCTACGGGTGGTGGTGGCCACGGTTGCCTTCGGGATGGGGCTGGACCGGCCAGACGTGCGGGCCGTGCTTCATCTGGGGCTGCCCCCAAGCTTCGAGAGCTACGTGCAGGCTGTGGGCCGGGCTGGGCGCGACGGGCAGCCCGCACACTGCCACCTCTTCCTGAGGCCCCAG GCTGAGGACCTGTGGGAGCTGCGCAGACATGTGCACGCCGACGCCATCGACTTCCTCGCCGTGAAGAAGCTGGTGCAGCACGTGTTCCCTGCTTGCGGCCACGCTCAGCAGCCCCTGGTGCCTGAGCCAGGCGAGAGCCAGGAGAGCTCGGCGGCCACAGTCCCCTGGGATGCCGACCACCCCCACGTGGAGCTCACAGCCCGGTGCCCGGGCCACGAGCGGGCACTCCCAGTGCAGCCAATGGTGCAGGCCCTGGATGTGCCCGAGGAGG CCATTGAGACCCTGCTCTGCTACCtggagctgcacccacagcgctGGCTGAAGCTGCTGGAACCCACCTATGCCCGCTGCCACCTGCGCTGCCCTGGGGGCCCCACCCAGCTCCAGGCCCTGGCCCGCAG GTGTCCTCCCCTGGCTGCGTGCTTAGCCCAGCAGAGCCCTGAGAACACAGCTTCTGTGGAGTTCGATGTGGTGGAGCTGGCAGACTCCATGGGCTGGGAGCTGGCCCCCGTGCGGCGGGCCCTCCGGCAGCTACAGTGGGACCCGGAGCCCAGGACAG GTCTGCCTCGGGGCACGGGGGTGCTAGTGGATTTCAAGGTGCTAGCCTTCCACCTGCGCTCCCCCGGGGACCTGACCGCCCAGGAGAAGGATCAGATCTGTGACTTCCTACATGGACGCGTGCAGGCCCGAGAGCGAGAAGCCCTGGCCCGCCTGCACCACACCTACTGGGCTTTTCACAG CGTGGCCTTCCCCAGCTGTGGGCCGTGCCTGGAGCAGCCCGATGAGGAACGCAGTGGCAGGCTCAAGGCCCTGCTCCGCCGCTACtttgaggaagaggaagcaggtcCAGAGGGCATGGACCAGCAGGGCCCCGAGCCAGGCCAGGCCACG CTCCAGGACTGGGAGGCTCAGATCCGACGGGACATCCGCCACCTGCTGTCCTCGTGGCCTGAGCAGCAGTTCTCAGGCAGGGCTGTAGCCCGCGTCTTCCACGGCATTG GGAGTCCCCGCTATCCAGCCCAGGTGTACGGGCGGGACCGGCGCTTCTGGAGAAAATACCTGCACCTGAACTTCCACGCCCTGATGCACCTGGCCAcagaggagatcctgctgtggggCCGCTGA
- the RECQL4 gene encoding ATP-dependent DNA helicase Q4 isoform X5: MERLRDIRERLQAWERAFRRQRGRRPGQEDVEAAPEETRALYREYRALKETLGQAGDVRPNSLGRSLSAAAEETLEPSCWGPHLNRAATQTPHSTSRLIPQGSVQDYGKRLKANLKDSLQTGPALGRVPRLERTPFSKKSSPGSPGTAAALISPEEVGKVPSQLPRTQLRSGRLQELRASLSLRLSSLDPGWLQRCHSGTPDFPGVPRARGPGGDAEESQLTSGVPCVLSPSIGPKVPLLSPEAPAPQAAGVSAGSPQPGNSQGKKRRLSWELQGSPAQPQQDGNQGGPPPEGAAAAGHTEDCLEEPVRAQPLSNPTTSRPAIQDRGNYVRLNMKQKRYVRGLAPRSRLLRRQVWKQKWQKKGESFGGGQPRATAKDSCFRCGQLGHWASQCPQPEPAPQKEGGKDEDDTGTLPMLEEVPQRTGTTCCQLPGEEDTEPAGPELSVPMQSSMPRAPCPPPPPVPPLYPLGPSGQVADTPAEVFQALEQLGHQAFNPGQEHVVMRILSGGGKSLCYQLPALLYSRRSPCLTLVISPLMSLMDDQVSGLPPGLKAACIHSGMSKKQRNSALQKARSAQVQVLMLSPEALAGAGAAGLAFLTQLPPVAFACIDEAHCLSQWSHNFRPCYLRVCKVLRERVGVSCFLGLTATATRSTALDVAQHLGVAEESVLRGQGTIPANLHLSVSMDRDPDQALVTLLQSDRFCALDSIIIYCNRREDTERVAALLRTCLRWAPEAVAEAYHAGMCSRERRRVQRAFMEGRLRVVVATVAFGMGLDRPDVRAVLHLGLPPSFESYVQAVGRAGRDGQPAHCHLFLRPQAEDLWELRRHVHADAIDFLAVKKLVQHVFPACGHAQQPLVPEPGESQESSAATVPWDADHPHVELTARCPGHERALPVQPMVQALDVPEEAIETLLCYLELHPQRWLKLLEPTYARCHLRCPGGPTQLQALARRCPPLAACLAQQSPENTASVEFDVVELADSMGWELAPVRRALRQLQWDPEPRTGLPRGTGVLVDFKVLAFHLRSPGDLTAQEKDQICDFLHGRVQAREREALARLHHTYWAFHSVAFPSCGPCLEQPDEERSGRLKALLRRYFEEEEAGPEGMDQQGPEPGQATLQDWEAQIRRDIRHLLSSWPEQQFSGRAVARVFHGIGSPRYPAQVYGRDRRFWRKYLHLNFHALMHLATEEILLWGR, translated from the exons ATGGAGCGGCTGCGGGATATACGCGAGCGTCTGCAGGCCTGGGAGCGCGCGTTTCGGCGGCAGCGCGGGCGGCGGCCGGGCCAG GAGGACGTGGAGGCGGCGCCAGAGGAGACCCGCG CGCTCTACCGGGAGTACCGCGCTCTGAAGGAGACCCTGGGCCAGGCCGGCGACGTCAGGCCTAACAGCTTGGGGCGTTCGCTTTCCGCGGCGGCCGAAGAG ACGCTGGAGCCCAGCTGCTGGGGGCCCCACCTGAATCGGGCTGCGACCCAGACTCCCCATTCTACCTCAAGGCTGATCCCTCAGGGATCTGTGCAGGACTATGGGAAGAGGCTTAAGGCCAACCTAAAGGACAGCCTGCAG ACCGGGCCAGCCCTGGGCCGAGTACCTCGGCTTGAACGAACACCCTTCTCCAAGAAGTCCTCCCCAGGGTCTCCAGGCACAGCGGCTGCCCTCATTTCTCCAGAAGAAGTCGGCAAGGTGCCCTCCCAGCTTCCCAGGACCCAGCTGAGGTCAGGCCGGCTCCAGGAGCTGAGGGCATCCCTAAGCTTGCGGCTGAGCTCCCTAGACCCTGGCTGGCTGCAGCGGTGTCACAGTGGAACCCCAGATTTTCCGGGGGTCCCCAGGGCCCGCGGGCCTGGCGGGGATGCAGAGGAGTCACAGCTGACTTCAGGTGTCCCGTGTGTACTCAGTCCCAGCATTGGCCCCAAGGTACCTTTACTAAGCCCAGAGGCTCCAGCGCCACAAGCAGCTGGTGTCAGTGCAGGCAGTCCCCAGCCTGGTAACAGTCAAGGCAAGAAGCGGAGACTGAGTTGGGAGCTGCAGGGGAGCCCTGCACAGCCCCAGCAGGATGGTAACCAAGGAGGACCCCCACCTGAGggcgctgcagctgcagggcaCACAGAAGATTGTCTAGAGGAGCCTGTGCGGGCACAGCCCCTCAGCAACCCCACCACCTCCAG ACCCGCCATCCAGGACAGGGGGAACTATGTGCGGCTCAACATGAAGCAGAAGCGTTATGTGCGGGGCCTGGCCCCACGTAGCAGGCTCCTCCGCAGGCAG GTGTGGAAGCAGAAGTGGCAGAAGAAAGGAGAGTCTTTTGGGGGTGGTCAACCCAGGGCCACAGCCAAGGATTCCTGCTTCCGGTGTGGGCAGCTCGGTCACTGGGCATCCCAGTGCCCTCAACCAG AGCCTGCCCCTCAGAAGGAGGGTGGCAAGGATGAGGATGACACAGGGACTCTGCCCATGTTAGAGGAAGTACCCCAGAGAACGGGCACCACCTGCTGCCAACTTCCTG GTGAGGAAGACACAGAGCCTGCAGGGCCTGAGCTGTCAGTGCCCATGCAGTCATCTATGCCCAGGGCGCCCTGTCCACCACCTCCTCCCGTGCCCCCACTCTACCCGCTGGGACCGtcagggcaggtggcag ACACCCCAGCCGAGGTGTTCCAGGCCCTGGAGCAGCTGGGGCACCAAGCCTTCAACCCTGGACAGGAGCACGTGGTCATGCGGATCCTGTCTG GGGGTGGCAAGTCTCTGTGCTACCAGCTCCCTGCGCTGCTCTACTCCCGGAGAAGCCCTTGCCTCACGTTGGTCATCTCTCCCCTCATGTCACTCATGGATGACCAG GTGTCTGGCCTGCCCCCAGGCCTGAAGGCGGCCTGCATCCACTCAGGGATGTCGAAGAAGCAGCGGAACTCTGCCCTGCAGAAG GCTCGATCAGCCCAGGTACAAGTGCTGATGCTGTCGCCAGAGGCGCTGGCTGGGGCAGGAGCAGCGGGGCTTGCCTTCCTCACCCAGCTGCCCCCGGTTGCTTTCGCCTGCATCGATGAGGCCcactgcctctctcagtggtctCACAACTTCCGGCCCTGCTACCTGCGAGTCTGCAAG GTGTTACGGGAACGCGTGGGTGTCAGCTGCTTCCTGGGTCTCACGGCCACGGCCACGCGCAGCACTGCCCTCGACGTGGCTCAGCACCTGGGTGTGGCTGAAGAGTCTGTCCTCAGGGGGCAAGGCACCATCCCTGCCAACCTGCACCTCTCTGTGTCCATGGACAGGGACCCAGACCAG GCTCTGGTGACACTGCTGCAGAGTGACCGTTTCTGTGCCCTGGACTCTATCATCATCTACTGCAACAGGCGAGAGGACACCGAGCGTGTCGCTGCCCTGCTGCGCACCTGCTTGC GCTGGGCCCCAGAGGCCGTGGCTGAAGCCTACCATGCAGGCATGTGCAGCCGGGAGAGGCGGCGGGTGCAGCGGGCCTTCATGGAGGGCCGGCTACGGGTGGTGGTGGCCACGGTTGCCTTCGGGATGGGGCTGGACCGGCCAGACGTGCGGGCCGTGCTTCATCTGGGGCTGCCCCCAAGCTTCGAGAGCTACGTGCAGGCTGTGGGCCGGGCTGGGCGCGACGGGCAGCCCGCACACTGCCACCTCTTCCTGAGGCCCCAG GCTGAGGACCTGTGGGAGCTGCGCAGACATGTGCACGCCGACGCCATCGACTTCCTCGCCGTGAAGAAGCTGGTGCAGCACGTGTTCCCTGCTTGCGGCCACGCTCAGCAGCCCCTGGTGCCTGAGCCAGGCGAGAGCCAGGAGAGCTCGGCGGCCACAGTCCCCTGGGATGCCGACCACCCCCACGTGGAGCTCACAGCCCGGTGCCCGGGCCACGAGCGGGCACTCCCAGTGCAGCCAATGGTGCAGGCCCTGGATGTGCCCGAGGAGG CCATTGAGACCCTGCTCTGCTACCtggagctgcacccacagcgctGGCTGAAGCTGCTGGAACCCACCTATGCCCGCTGCCACCTGCGCTGCCCTGGGGGCCCCACCCAGCTCCAGGCCCTGGCCCGCAG GTGTCCTCCCCTGGCTGCGTGCTTAGCCCAGCAGAGCCCTGAGAACACAGCTTCTGTGGAGTTCGATGTGGTGGAGCTGGCAGACTCCATGGGCTGGGAGCTGGCCCCCGTGCGGCGGGCCCTCCGGCAGCTACAGTGGGACCCGGAGCCCAGGACAG GTCTGCCTCGGGGCACGGGGGTGCTAGTGGATTTCAAGGTGCTAGCCTTCCACCTGCGCTCCCCCGGGGACCTGACCGCCCAGGAGAAGGATCAGATCTGTGACTTCCTACATGGACGCGTGCAGGCCCGAGAGCGAGAAGCCCTGGCCCGCCTGCACCACACCTACTGGGCTTTTCACAG CGTGGCCTTCCCCAGCTGTGGGCCGTGCCTGGAGCAGCCCGATGAGGAACGCAGTGGCAGGCTCAAGGCCCTGCTCCGCCGCTACtttgaggaagaggaagcaggtcCAGAGGGCATGGACCAGCAGGGCCCCGAGCCAGGCCAGGCCACG CTCCAGGACTGGGAGGCTCAGATCCGACGGGACATCCGCCACCTGCTGTCCTCGTGGCCTGAGCAGCAGTTCTCAGGCAGGGCTGTAGCCCGCGTCTTCCACGGCATTG GGAGTCCCCGCTATCCAGCCCAGGTGTACGGGCGGGACCGGCGCTTCTGGAGAAAATACCTGCACCTGAACTTCCACGCCCTGATGCACCTGGCCAcagaggagatcctgctgtggggCCGCTGA
- the RECQL4 gene encoding ATP-dependent DNA helicase Q4 isoform X6: MERLRDIRERLQAWERAFRRQRGRRPGQEDVEAAPEETRALYREYRALKETLGQAGDVRPNSLGRSLSAAAEETLEPSCWGPHLNRAATQTPHSTSRLIPQGSVQDYGKRLKANLKDSLQTGPALGRVPRLERTPFSKKSSPGSPGTAAALISPEEVGKVPSQLPRTQLRSGRLQELRASLSLRLSSLDPGWLQRCHSGTPDFPGVPRARGPGGDAEESQLTSGVPCVLSPSIGPKVPLLSPEAPAPQAAGVSAGSPQPGNSQGKKRRLSWELQGSPAQPQQDGNQGGPPPEGAAAAGHTEDCLEEPVRAQPLSNPTTSRYPCSGPKRGCLPLSQGEWASRTAHLCISSRPAIQDRGNYVRLNMKQKRYVRGLAPRSRLLRRQVWKQKWQKKGESFGGGQPRATAKDSCFRCGQLGHWASQCPQPEPAPQKEGGKDEDDTGTLPMLEEVPQRTGTTCCQLPGEEDTEPAGPELSVPMQSSMPRAPCPPPPPVPPLYPLGPSGQVADTPAEVFQALEQLGHQAFNPGQEHVVMRILSGMSTLLVLPTGGGKSLCYQLPALLYSRRSPCLTLVISPLMSLMDDQVSGLPPGLKAACIHSGMSKKQRNSALQKARSAQVQVLMLSPEALAGAGAAGLAFLTQLPPVAFACIDEAHCLSQWSHNFRPCYLRVCKVLRERVGVSCFLGLTATATRSTALDVAQHLGVAEESVLRGQGTIPANLHLSVSMDRDPDQALVTLLQSDRFCALDSIIIYCNRREDTERVAALLRTCLRWAPEAVAEAYHAGMCSRERRRVQRAFMEGRLRVVVATVAFGMGLDRPDVRAVLHLGLPPSFESYVQAVGRAGRDGQPAHCHLFLRPQAEDLWELRRHVHADAIDFLAVKKLVQHVFPACGHAQQPLVPEPGESQESSAATVPWDADHPHVELTARCPGHERALPVQPMVQALDVPEEAIETLLCYLELHPQRWLKLLEPTYARCHLRCPGGPTQLQALARRCPPLAACLAQQSPENTASVEFDVVELADSMGWELAPVRRALRQLQWDPEPRTGLPRGTGVLVDFKVLAFHLRSPGDLTAQEKDQICDFLHGRVQAREREALARLHHTYWAFHSVAFPSCGPCLEQPDEERSGRLKALLRRYFEEEEAGPEGMDQQGPEPGQATTDVSPTGSSRTGRLRSDGTSATCCPRGLSSSSQAGL; this comes from the exons ATGGAGCGGCTGCGGGATATACGCGAGCGTCTGCAGGCCTGGGAGCGCGCGTTTCGGCGGCAGCGCGGGCGGCGGCCGGGCCAG GAGGACGTGGAGGCGGCGCCAGAGGAGACCCGCG CGCTCTACCGGGAGTACCGCGCTCTGAAGGAGACCCTGGGCCAGGCCGGCGACGTCAGGCCTAACAGCTTGGGGCGTTCGCTTTCCGCGGCGGCCGAAGAG ACGCTGGAGCCCAGCTGCTGGGGGCCCCACCTGAATCGGGCTGCGACCCAGACTCCCCATTCTACCTCAAGGCTGATCCCTCAGGGATCTGTGCAGGACTATGGGAAGAGGCTTAAGGCCAACCTAAAGGACAGCCTGCAG ACCGGGCCAGCCCTGGGCCGAGTACCTCGGCTTGAACGAACACCCTTCTCCAAGAAGTCCTCCCCAGGGTCTCCAGGCACAGCGGCTGCCCTCATTTCTCCAGAAGAAGTCGGCAAGGTGCCCTCCCAGCTTCCCAGGACCCAGCTGAGGTCAGGCCGGCTCCAGGAGCTGAGGGCATCCCTAAGCTTGCGGCTGAGCTCCCTAGACCCTGGCTGGCTGCAGCGGTGTCACAGTGGAACCCCAGATTTTCCGGGGGTCCCCAGGGCCCGCGGGCCTGGCGGGGATGCAGAGGAGTCACAGCTGACTTCAGGTGTCCCGTGTGTACTCAGTCCCAGCATTGGCCCCAAGGTACCTTTACTAAGCCCAGAGGCTCCAGCGCCACAAGCAGCTGGTGTCAGTGCAGGCAGTCCCCAGCCTGGTAACAGTCAAGGCAAGAAGCGGAGACTGAGTTGGGAGCTGCAGGGGAGCCCTGCACAGCCCCAGCAGGATGGTAACCAAGGAGGACCCCCACCTGAGggcgctgcagctgcagggcaCACAGAAGATTGTCTAGAGGAGCCTGTGCGGGCACAGCCCCTCAGCAACCCCACCACCTCCAGGTATCCCTGCTCTGGCCCCAAGCGGGGTTGCCTTCCGTTAAGTCAAGGCGAGTGGGCATCGCGCACAGCCCACCTGTGCATCTCTTCTAGACCCGCCATCCAGGACAGGGGGAACTATGTGCGGCTCAACATGAAGCAGAAGCGTTATGTGCGGGGCCTGGCCCCACGTAGCAGGCTCCTCCGCAGGCAG GTGTGGAAGCAGAAGTGGCAGAAGAAAGGAGAGTCTTTTGGGGGTGGTCAACCCAGGGCCACAGCCAAGGATTCCTGCTTCCGGTGTGGGCAGCTCGGTCACTGGGCATCCCAGTGCCCTCAACCAG AGCCTGCCCCTCAGAAGGAGGGTGGCAAGGATGAGGATGACACAGGGACTCTGCCCATGTTAGAGGAAGTACCCCAGAGAACGGGCACCACCTGCTGCCAACTTCCTG GTGAGGAAGACACAGAGCCTGCAGGGCCTGAGCTGTCAGTGCCCATGCAGTCATCTATGCCCAGGGCGCCCTGTCCACCACCTCCTCCCGTGCCCCCACTCTACCCGCTGGGACCGtcagggcaggtggcag ACACCCCAGCCGAGGTGTTCCAGGCCCTGGAGCAGCTGGGGCACCAAGCCTTCAACCCTGGACAGGAGCACGTGGTCATGCGGATCCTGTCTG GTATGTCAACACTGCTGGTGCTGCCCACAGGGGGTGGCAAGTCTCTGTGCTACCAGCTCCCTGCGCTGCTCTACTCCCGGAGAAGCCCTTGCCTCACGTTGGTCATCTCTCCCCTCATGTCACTCATGGATGACCAG GTGTCTGGCCTGCCCCCAGGCCTGAAGGCGGCCTGCATCCACTCAGGGATGTCGAAGAAGCAGCGGAACTCTGCCCTGCAGAAG GCTCGATCAGCCCAGGTACAAGTGCTGATGCTGTCGCCAGAGGCGCTGGCTGGGGCAGGAGCAGCGGGGCTTGCCTTCCTCACCCAGCTGCCCCCGGTTGCTTTCGCCTGCATCGATGAGGCCcactgcctctctcagtggtctCACAACTTCCGGCCCTGCTACCTGCGAGTCTGCAAG GTGTTACGGGAACGCGTGGGTGTCAGCTGCTTCCTGGGTCTCACGGCCACGGCCACGCGCAGCACTGCCCTCGACGTGGCTCAGCACCTGGGTGTGGCTGAAGAGTCTGTCCTCAGGGGGCAAGGCACCATCCCTGCCAACCTGCACCTCTCTGTGTCCATGGACAGGGACCCAGACCAG GCTCTGGTGACACTGCTGCAGAGTGACCGTTTCTGTGCCCTGGACTCTATCATCATCTACTGCAACAGGCGAGAGGACACCGAGCGTGTCGCTGCCCTGCTGCGCACCTGCTTGC GCTGGGCCCCAGAGGCCGTGGCTGAAGCCTACCATGCAGGCATGTGCAGCCGGGAGAGGCGGCGGGTGCAGCGGGCCTTCATGGAGGGCCGGCTACGGGTGGTGGTGGCCACGGTTGCCTTCGGGATGGGGCTGGACCGGCCAGACGTGCGGGCCGTGCTTCATCTGGGGCTGCCCCCAAGCTTCGAGAGCTACGTGCAGGCTGTGGGCCGGGCTGGGCGCGACGGGCAGCCCGCACACTGCCACCTCTTCCTGAGGCCCCAG GCTGAGGACCTGTGGGAGCTGCGCAGACATGTGCACGCCGACGCCATCGACTTCCTCGCCGTGAAGAAGCTGGTGCAGCACGTGTTCCCTGCTTGCGGCCACGCTCAGCAGCCCCTGGTGCCTGAGCCAGGCGAGAGCCAGGAGAGCTCGGCGGCCACAGTCCCCTGGGATGCCGACCACCCCCACGTGGAGCTCACAGCCCGGTGCCCGGGCCACGAGCGGGCACTCCCAGTGCAGCCAATGGTGCAGGCCCTGGATGTGCCCGAGGAGG CCATTGAGACCCTGCTCTGCTACCtggagctgcacccacagcgctGGCTGAAGCTGCTGGAACCCACCTATGCCCGCTGCCACCTGCGCTGCCCTGGGGGCCCCACCCAGCTCCAGGCCCTGGCCCGCAG GTGTCCTCCCCTGGCTGCGTGCTTAGCCCAGCAGAGCCCTGAGAACACAGCTTCTGTGGAGTTCGATGTGGTGGAGCTGGCAGACTCCATGGGCTGGGAGCTGGCCCCCGTGCGGCGGGCCCTCCGGCAGCTACAGTGGGACCCGGAGCCCAGGACAG GTCTGCCTCGGGGCACGGGGGTGCTAGTGGATTTCAAGGTGCTAGCCTTCCACCTGCGCTCCCCCGGGGACCTGACCGCCCAGGAGAAGGATCAGATCTGTGACTTCCTACATGGACGCGTGCAGGCCCGAGAGCGAGAAGCCCTGGCCCGCCTGCACCACACCTACTGGGCTTTTCACAG CGTGGCCTTCCCCAGCTGTGGGCCGTGCCTGGAGCAGCCCGATGAGGAACGCAGTGGCAGGCTCAAGGCCCTGCTCCGCCGCTACtttgaggaagaggaagcaggtcCAGAGGGCATGGACCAGCAGGGCCCCGAGCCAGGCCAGGCCACG ACTGATGTGTCCCCCACGGGCAGCTCCAGGACTGGGAGGCTCAGATCCGACGGGACATCCGCCACCTGCTGTCCTCGTGGCCTGAGCAGCAGTTCTCAGGCAGGGCTGTAG